The DNA region GGGCGAAGGCCACGGCCATCACGGCCAGTCGTATGCCATCGACACCATGAGCGACTTTCCAACGCTCGCCGAGGAAGTGCAGACCTTCCTGGGCTATGCGCGTCGGCAGTCCCAACTCCGCTTCCTGGTCACCCCGATCGGTACCGGCGTCGCCGGCTACCGTGTCGGTCAGGTCGCACCGTTGTTCGCCGACGCGCCGGAGAACGTGCGGCTGCCCGCGGAGTTCACCGCGGTGCTCGACGACCTCAAGCAGCGCGAGGCCGGTAAAGGCGAGGCCTGAAACGCGCCCTATGCCTGCGCGGCAACCCCCGCATCGACCGCGGTGGAGGCGGCGACGGTCACCCAGGTGTTGTTGACCGCGGCCGTCCCGGTGAAGGTGTCCACCCGGCCCGGATCGTGCAGATCGTTCACATTGGCGCCGGGCAGTGAATCCGCGTGGCGCCACCCGGTCTTGCGGTGCCCCCAGCCGTGCGGCATCGAGACGGTGCCGGGCCGCATGTCATCGCTGATGTGCAGCGGAACCTCGACCTTGCCGACGTCGGAGGTCACCAGCACCATGTCGCCCTGGTCCAATCCCCGGAGCTTGGCATCGTCGGGGTGCATGTGCAGGGTGCACTGATTGGACCCGCTGGTCATCGACGGCACGTTGTGCAACCAGGAGTTGTTGCTGCGCAACAGGCGTCGCCCGATGAGCTGCAGGTCGTAGGCGCTGGTGGGCCCCGACGGCCGGTCCAGCAGCGCGGTCGCGGCGTCGACGAACTCGTCCGGCGCGAGCTGGACCTTGCGGTCGCGGGTGGCGATGATCTGGCGCAGCCGGGGCTGCAGCGGTCCGAGGTCGAGTCCGCCGATGCTGTCGCGCAGGCGTTTCATCGATATTCCCTTGCGCCCCTTTCGGATCCAACCGTACGGTCCGGAGCTCACGGCGAAAGCGGCCATCCGCAGCGGATTCATCGCCCCCAGTAGGGGTTTGCGCAGCGGCGTGATGATCTGCCGCAGCGGCGTGGGAAGCAGCTCCAGCATCAGCAGACTGAGGATCTCCCAGTCGTCCTTGGTGCCGGCCGGCGGTTCGAAGGAACGGTGCTGATAGCGGATGTTGTTGCGCACGGCGAAGACCGGCATCAACAATCCGACGTCTTCGCGTTCCAGCGGTGAGACCGGCGGCAGGATGTAGTCCGCATGGCGGGAGGTCTCGGTGATGTACATATCCACCGCCACATACAGATCCAGCGAAGCCATCGCCTCGTCCAGCCGGCCCTTCTGGGGGATCGACGAGACCGGATTGCCGGCAACGGTGATCATCGCCTTGATCTGGCCGTCGCCGTCGGTGAGGATCTCATCGGCCATGATGACCGCGGGTAGCTCACCGCGAAACGACTTGTAGCGGCCCGACCGGTCGGTCCACGCCCCGTGGCCCGCCGACATGTACTTGGCCAGCCGCGGCACGTCCATGACCGGGGTGGAGAACATCGCGCCGCCGGCGCGGTCCAGGTTTCCGGTGACCGCGTTGATCACCGTCACCAGCCAACTCACCAGCGTGCCGGTCTCCTGCTGGCAGACACCGATGCGGCAGTACAGCACCGCCGACTCCGCCGCGGCGTGGTCGCGCGCCAGGGTGTAGATCGTTTCCGGGTCGACGCCGGCGCGCTCGGCGACGGCTTCGGGGGTGGCGTCGGCGACCAACCGGCGCAGTTGTGGAAGCCCCACCGCCTGCCGGGCTATCGCCGCGGTGTCGCAGAGGTCTTCCTCGATCAGTACATGCAGCATGCCCAGCAACAGATACAGGTCTCCGCCGGGACGCACCGAGACGTATTCGTCGGCCAGTTTCGCCGTTTCGGTGCGCCGCGGGTCGATGACGACGACGGTTCCCCCGCGATCCTGGACTGCTTTGATGCGTCGCTTGGCGCCGGGCATGATCGAGATGGAGCTGTTGGACACCGCGGGGTTGGCGCCGATGATCACCAGACGCTGCGTCCGGTCGATATCGGTGATCGGGACCAACACGTTGGAGCCCAAGACCTTCCACGCCGCATACTCGTGCGGCATCTGGTCGATCGAGGATGCGGAGAAGAAGTTGGGGGTCTTCAGCGCTTCGCGCAGCAGCAGGCCGTAGATCGCCGCGGAACTGTGCGCCGACGGGTTGCCGAGATACATCCCGAAGGCTCGGCGGCCGTGCGCCTTGCGGATGCGGCGCAGTCGGGCGCCGATGTCGGCGAAGGCCTCATCCCATCCCACCGGCTCGAATCCGTCGCCGACCCGCCGCATCGGCGTCCGGAGCCTATCGGGGTCCTCGTGCAGACCCGCCAGGGCGGTCGCCTTCGGGCAGATGTATCCGTGGGAGAAGACGTCGTCGGGATTGCCCTGGATGCGACTGACCTTCCCGTCGGTCACCGTGACCTGGATGCCACAGTGCGACTCGCACAGCGTGCACTGGGTGTTGTGGGTCGTGCTCGCGCCCTCGGCCGTCGCGCCGCGCGTGCTCGGCAGGGGCAGGTCGGTCGTCGTCATGGGTGTCTCCGTCCTCGGCGATCATCGCGGATCATCGCGCCTCCGGTGTGCGCACCGATGAGAATTCTGGCATCACCGCTGCCTGCCGCGCCATGCTTTGAGCTGCGGTCCGGTGGCCGACTCCGTCGTTGACCGCAGTTAGGGGTGCTCCTACACTAGCCGAGATTGATAACGCACGTTGTCAGAAACGGTCGACAATGACGGGGGAGTACGCCTTCATGACTCAAGAGACCTCGGACACCTGCCCGGCCGCCGAAGAAGCGCCGATCGCCGCGGGATGTCCGGTGAGCACCGGAGGGTATGACGAACCGGCGATCCCCCTGGGCCCGGACTCGCTGACCTGGAAGTACTTCGGGCAATGGACCGGGCTGTTCCAGGGCACCTGGGCGGGTTCGATGCAGAACATGCACCCGCAACTGGGCGCGGCGGTCAAAGACCACTCGATCTTCTTCATGGAACGCATCCCGCGACTGATGCGGTCGATCTACCCGATCGGCGGCGTGGTGTTCGACGGCTACCGGGCCCCGCAGACCGGCGCGGAGGTCCGCGACTACCACATCGGCATCAAGGGCGTCGACGAACAGGGACGCCGCTACAGCGCGCTGAACCCCGACGTCTTCTACTGGGCGCACGCGACGTTCTTCAAGTCGACGCTGCTGGCCGCCGAGAAGTTCGGCGGCGGCCTGACCGAGGCCGACAAACGGCAACTGTTCGACGAGCACATCCAGTGGTATCGGATGTACGGCATGAGCATGCGGCCGGTGCCCAAGACCTGGGAGGACTTCGAAGCGTACTGGGACCACATGTGCACCGAGGTGTTGGAGAACACCTGGGCCGCCCGTGAGGTGATGGATCTGTCGACCATGCCCAAACATCCTTCGCTGGAATGGATTCCAGACTGGTTGTGGGCGCAGAACCTCAAGGTCATGCAGCACTTCCTGACGTTCATGACGGTGGCCCTCTACGACCCGCCGGTCCGAGAACTGATGGGCTATACCTGGTCTCCGGGCCGGCAGCGGTTGCACGACTATCTGTGCAAGGCGATCACCCTGGTCTCCAAGTACGGTCCCCAGCGTGCGCTGATGCATCCGCGCAAGCGGTCGGCGCTGGACCGCGCCTCGGGCCGTCTGCCGATCGACGCGCCGCTGGTGCAGACCCCGGCGCGCAATCTCCCGCCGGTCGCCTACCGCAACGACCCGCACTTCTACTGCCCGAAGGTGGACTGAGCCGCGCGCAGGCCGCACGGTCTGCTAGCTCGACCCGGCCTGAGCCGGCCGCCGATCCCAGCGCTGCACGCTGCTCACCGTGTCGGAACCATGTGCGAAGCTGCCTGCACAGCAGGAGGTGCATGAGGTGACAGTCGATGGCCCCGACACGTCGGTCGAGGCGGAAGTCTGGAAGCTGTTCGAGGCCGACGACTCGGTCAGCGACGACACCGTCTATCTGGTGGCCGCGGCGTTGCAGGGCGACGAAGAGCTCGTCGACCAGCTCGGCAGTGACCAGCCCATGTCCCAACGGCCCGAGTCCGAGCCGCCGGCACAGGTCACACCGCTGCGGGCTTTCCTGCGGTCGATCACCGTCGAGGGCTTCCGCGGAATCGGGCCCAGCGCGACCCTGGAACTGCGGCCGTACTGCGGGCTGACGGTCGTCAGCGGGCGCAACGGTTCGGGGAAGTCCAGCTTCGCCGAGGCCATGGAATACGCGTTGACCGGTGCGAGCTACCGATTCTCCAAGAAGTCCAAGCATTGGCGCGACTCGTGGCGCAACCTGCACGACACCGGTGGCGCCGCGGTCCGGGTGGAGTTCGCCATGGAACCCGACGACGAGCGCGCCGGGACCACGGCCACCATCGGCGTGGACTGGGCCGCCGACGCCGAGCTCGACGACGCCCAGCGCTGGGCGCAGATCAAGGGGCAGAAGAAGACCGGGATCGAAGCACTCGGCTGGGAGCAGGCGCTCCTGACCCACCGGCCGCTGATGTCCTACGACGAACTCGGCGGGTTGCTGGAGGATGCGCCGTCGACGCTCTACGACGCACTCAACCGACTGTTGGGCCTCGACGAGATCGCCGACGCCGACCGTCGTCTCAAGGACGCCGAAAGACGACTCGGCCTGCGGCGCAAAGCCGCCAACGACGCACGGACACAACTGGTCCGGCAGCTGGACGCGGCCGCCGATCCCCGCGCCGACCAGATTAAGAAGCTGATCGCCCGCAAACCCTACGACCTCGAGGCAGTCTCGGCGATCGTGCTGGGCACCACGACCGACCAGGCCGCTGCCATCGCACGGCTTCGGACGATCGCCGAAGTCGTCGTGCCCGATCCGGCCACCGCCGCCGGCGTGGCCAACGAGCTACGAGCGGCCATCGACGCCAACGTATCCGGCACAGACGCGGCGGTTAAGGCGCTGACGGCGCGGGCGACCCTGCTGCGCGAAGCGCTGCATCTGCACCAGAACATCGCCGGTGGGCCCTGCCCGGTGTGTGAGACCGGCACCCTCGACCAGCAGTGGTACGACGCCGCGGTGGGGCGGCTGCAGGAACTCGACGCCGGCACCGCCGAGCATCAAGCCGTGACGCAACGACTGGTGCGGGCACGCGAGGCGGCGGAGAGCTTTTTCGGGAAGGTGTCGGCCGTCCCGGCGGTCGACGGTGTCGAGCTGGTGGCGCTGTCGCTCTTCGACGACGCGCTCACGCAAGCGCAGGCCAGGACCGAAAGCCTGTCGGATCTTCCGACGCACCTGGAATCGGCCGCGGTGAAGCTCGCCGATGCGGCGGAACTGCTGCGCGAGGAGGCGGCGCAGCGTGCCGGTGAGCTGGAAGACGCCTGGGCGCCGGTGGCCCGGGCCGTGGCCGCCTGGGTGGATCAGGAAAGCGCGGCCCGCACCGATGACGACCGGTTGGGCAAGGTCACGACCGCGGTCAAATGGCTACGCACCAACGCCGAGACGTTGCGCGCCCGCCGGATCGCCCCGGTCGTGACTCAGGCCCAAGACATCTGGCGCCAGATGCGCCATGAGAGCAACGTCGACCTCGGCGGTATCTCCCTGGAGGGAACGGCCACCCGGCGGAAAGCCGTGGTGGAAGGAACCGTCGACGGTGTGCCCGCCGGTGCGTTGT from Mycolicibacter sp. MU0083 includes:
- a CDS encoding AAA family ATPase, translated to MTVDGPDTSVEAEVWKLFEADDSVSDDTVYLVAAALQGDEELVDQLGSDQPMSQRPESEPPAQVTPLRAFLRSITVEGFRGIGPSATLELRPYCGLTVVSGRNGSGKSSFAEAMEYALTGASYRFSKKSKHWRDSWRNLHDTGGAAVRVEFAMEPDDERAGTTATIGVDWAADAELDDAQRWAQIKGQKKTGIEALGWEQALLTHRPLMSYDELGGLLEDAPSTLYDALNRLLGLDEIADADRRLKDAERRLGLRRKAANDARTQLVRQLDAAADPRADQIKKLIARKPYDLEAVSAIVLGTTTDQAAAIARLRTIAEVVVPDPATAAGVANELRAAIDANVSGTDAAVKALTARATLLREALHLHQNIAGGPCPVCETGTLDQQWYDAAVGRLQELDAGTAEHQAVTQRLVRAREAAESFFGKVSAVPAVDGVELVALSLFDDALTQAQARTESLSDLPTHLESAAVKLADAAELLREEAAQRAGELEDAWAPVARAVAAWVDQESAARTDDDRLGKVTTAVKWLRTNAETLRARRIAPVVTQAQDIWRQMRHESNVDLGGISLEGTATRRKAVVEGTVDGVPAGALSVMSQGELHALALALFIPRATTPASPFRFIVLDDPIQAMDPAKINGFLDVLLELAQTRQVIVFSHDDRLPAAIRARSLPAQLLDVTREPGSVVMVKENDSPAHRYIADAEAVIRDDNLDDTVKRKATPGLFRMAVEAAAHQRFFTDQARAGANYQQSEQVWENTKKTRQRVALALTGDADGDISGWSVYRQHRRPTLDICGSGVHTGAALGDGAIADLRRTVLDIIADR
- a CDS encoding oxygenase MpaB family protein — encoded protein: MTQETSDTCPAAEEAPIAAGCPVSTGGYDEPAIPLGPDSLTWKYFGQWTGLFQGTWAGSMQNMHPQLGAAVKDHSIFFMERIPRLMRSIYPIGGVVFDGYRAPQTGAEVRDYHIGIKGVDEQGRRYSALNPDVFYWAHATFFKSTLLAAEKFGGGLTEADKRQLFDEHIQWYRMYGMSMRPVPKTWEDFEAYWDHMCTEVLENTWAAREVMDLSTMPKHPSLEWIPDWLWAQNLKVMQHFLTFMTVALYDPPVRELMGYTWSPGRQRLHDYLCKAITLVSKYGPQRALMHPRKRSALDRASGRLPIDAPLVQTPARNLPPVAYRNDPHFYCPKVD
- a CDS encoding molybdopterin-dependent oxidoreductase, translated to MTTTDLPLPSTRGATAEGASTTHNTQCTLCESHCGIQVTVTDGKVSRIQGNPDDVFSHGYICPKATALAGLHEDPDRLRTPMRRVGDGFEPVGWDEAFADIGARLRRIRKAHGRRAFGMYLGNPSAHSSAAIYGLLLREALKTPNFFSASSIDQMPHEYAAWKVLGSNVLVPITDIDRTQRLVIIGANPAVSNSSISIMPGAKRRIKAVQDRGGTVVVIDPRRTETAKLADEYVSVRPGGDLYLLLGMLHVLIEEDLCDTAAIARQAVGLPQLRRLVADATPEAVAERAGVDPETIYTLARDHAAAESAVLYCRIGVCQQETGTLVSWLVTVINAVTGNLDRAGGAMFSTPVMDVPRLAKYMSAGHGAWTDRSGRYKSFRGELPAVIMADEILTDGDGQIKAMITVAGNPVSSIPQKGRLDEAMASLDLYVAVDMYITETSRHADYILPPVSPLEREDVGLLMPVFAVRNNIRYQHRSFEPPAGTKDDWEILSLLMLELLPTPLRQIITPLRKPLLGAMNPLRMAAFAVSSGPYGWIRKGRKGISMKRLRDSIGGLDLGPLQPRLRQIIATRDRKVQLAPDEFVDAATALLDRPSGPTSAYDLQLIGRRLLRSNNSWLHNVPSMTSGSNQCTLHMHPDDAKLRGLDQGDMVLVTSDVGKVEVPLHISDDMRPGTVSMPHGWGHRKTGWRHADSLPGANVNDLHDPGRVDTFTGTAAVNNTWVTVAASTAVDAGVAAQA